In Puntigrus tetrazona isolate hp1 chromosome 7, ASM1883169v1, whole genome shotgun sequence, the following are encoded in one genomic region:
- the LOC122349729 gene encoding macrophage mannose receptor 1-like, producing the protein MTWKDAQSYCRTNHIDLATVQTDEDWASLQEETNRLFGVVWIGLYNDINGWRWSYNQESLVFKSWASGQPDNYYGKEECVAFNNGVWSDFTCTISYNFICYDGSSNVTQKMVLGKTTKTWVDAQTFCRGRYTDLATIRSPEEREEITTLTRDVGGYWWIGLHRDNWKWSDQANVTSSTKLITDGFGARNYDCIDANIYYRTINIQLCSTNYYFSCNTVRRNRQVIRMQVKTTENTSDTELKTLVLNKLQQTLRDEDVTVMWRTQPNGKVFQEINTVQKQNNTNTTRDCSWLE; encoded by the exons ATGACGTGGAAAGATGCACAGAGTTACTGCAGGACCAACCACATCGACCTGGCCACCGTTCAGACCGACGAAGACTGGGCAAGTCTGCAAGAAGAAACAAATAGGCTCTTTGGCGTCGTCTGGATCGGACTGTACAACGACATCAACGGCTGGCGCTGGTCCTACAATCAAGAGAGTCTGGTGTTCAAGTCCTGGGCTTCGGGTCAGCCTGATAACTATTACGGGAAAGAGGAGTGCGTCGCATTTAATAACGGAGTCTGGAGTGATTTCACCTGCACCATCTCTTATAACTTCATATGTTATGATG GAAGTTCAAACGTAACACAGAAAATGGTTTTGGGCAAGACTACAAAAACATGGGTGGATGCTCAGACGTTCTGCAGAGGCCGCTACACGGACCTGGCTACCATCAGGAGTCCAGAAGAGCGTGAAGAGATAACCACACTGACGAGAGATGTCGGGGGGTACTGGTGGATCGGCCTGCACAGAGACAACTGGAAGTGGTCAGATCAGGCAAACGTCACCTCCTCGACAAAACTCATCACTGACGGATTTGGAGCCCGGAACTATGACTGCATTGACGCCAATATTTATTATCGTACAATTAATATACAGCTATGCTCCACAAATTATTACTTCAGCTGTAACACTG TGAGGAGGAACAGGCAGGTGATCCGGATGCAGGTGAAAACCACCGAGAATACCAGCGACACTGAACTGAAGACGCTCGTCTTAAACAAG ttACAGCAGACGCTGAGAGATGAGGACGTCACAGTGATGTGGAGGACACAACCCAACGGGAAAGTCTTCCAGGAGATCAACACTgtgcagaaacaaaacaacacaaacactaCTCGTGACTGTTCTTGGCTGGAGTAG